The Nostoc sp. 'Peltigera membranacea cyanobiont' N6 genome contains the following window.
TTTTTGATTAAAGCTAATAAGTTAGCAATCTCAGTCACTCGTCTTTCTTGTCCGTTTTTTTGAGCTTGAATTAGGTCTTGCTGTAAGCAGTTCACATCAGCTTCTAACTGGGATTTATCTTCGGGCGTTATCCGATGATGAGGACAACTTAAACAGGCATAACGATGTTGACAATCTCCTAACATCGTTGGACGATGACATTCTCCCAGAGGTGTACTAACTTTGAGGAGATTAGCTAATTTTTCATACCTAGTTTTTCTCGGTTTAAAAGAAGTAACTCGACCATACATATCCACATAACCTTTGAGATTAGCTTCTTTTTCTAACCTGATAAGCGAACGCTGACGATAATGAGGTAGCATATCTAAAGAACCGTGACCTAGTACGGCGGCGATATATTCATCCTCTACTTCACAATGAGCCATAATGCTGGCTTTGGTGCGGCGAAACATATGGCTAGTTAGTTTAAATCTGTTGCCATGTTTGTCTTTTAAGTCTGCTACTTCTCGAAAATTAATTAGCCAGTTACTAATTCTCAATCTGGTAATTGTTTGGGGTTTATAGAACAGTGTTGTGTCTAGTTCTCTCTCAGCCCAAGGAATACTTTGATGATGAGTATAAACGGTACAAAATAGTTTATCGAATTCAGAATCTCTCCCAAATTGAGCATCAAGAAATCTCTGCTGTTCTTGAACTAATTCAGCTACTAAAGGATGAATCTGAACAAACCTCCAGTGTTTGCGTTTTTCAACCCAACGTAGTAAGAACCATTTGTCACCTTCCTGTTTCAGGCTATGGCGTGGCATAGTGAGAATTTCTCCAATGCGGCAGCCTAACACCAATTGCAAGCGAAAAAGTCTTTCAAGTGTCGGGGGGAATAAATCGAATTTCTCGTAGATTTGGTAAAGTACTTCCTCTGGAATTATTTCAATTTTAGGAGATTTTTTTTTGAGTTTAATCGGGGTAAAGGCAATTTCCAACCATTGTTCTTCTTTCCAAAGATTGAGGGCGTAAGCAATCGCATTCTGACGATTACCGCTATTAATTTCGCTAATAAATTGATGGAGGAGTGCTTCTGTCAAAGATTGGGGTTGTGTATATCCATAATTACACAAAAAACGATCTAAATGGTTTAAACAGCCAACTCGATGAATAATCCGACCGAGGGAATATCGCTCTCGAACGCTGGCTTTAATGGTTAGTTGAGTCAGCCGTTTTAACCAAGGCAGTGAAAACTTGTGAAAGTAAAGATGATAATGTCCATTAATTCGGCATTCTTCTTGGCTATAACCCAATTCTAACAGTGACCAAACATCTTGATTCATCAAAGGATCATTAATCCACTGTTTCCCTAACTCAGAGAGTGTGATTCGCTCCTGTAATGCTTGCGGTGCAAATGCTTCTGCCATTAATTTTCTTCTTATCTTAAGTATTGGTCTAGGGTCATTTCATCGAGAACATGACTGTAAATGTCTTTCGTTGTGGCAATTGAACGATGTCCTAAAAGCTGTTGTACATATTGGTCAAGATAATTGTCTTGCAGCATTCTAGTAGCGAAGGTATGGCGAAATAAGTGCGGATGTGCTTTAATTCCTGTTCGTTTGTGGAGTTGGTCAAATAATTTATTTAAGCGAACTAAGGACATCGCTTGCCCTACCCATTTACTTGATAAATTGACGAATAACATCCCGCCTCCCAAAGTTTCGGCTTGAGGCGGATATTCTTCTAGTAAGTAGGCATGAAAGGTCTCTTGAATAGCTGAACGATGGTAAATAATGGGGATTTCTCGTTCTCTTCCTTTAGCCATTGCGCGATTAGGATTGTCTTCTCTGCGTACAATCCGAATGCGTCCGCTGAAATCTAAGTTCTTGACATCTTCCAGATGTAATCCTAACAGTTCTCCCCGCCGCACTCCTGTTGAGCGCAGCAGCATGATAATTAACCTGTCTCTATAAGTTGTACAGGCGTTGGCTAAGGTTGCGACTTCTTCATCTAGCAGACAACCACTGAAGAGTTTCGGTTCTTTTATTTTGATTGCTAATTGTCGCTTTCTACAGTAGTTCAAAAATCTTTGGATTGGCTCTACGGGTAGGCAGGTTTCAGGGTCGAAGACACAGCTAAATCGTGATTCTGTGTGGGGGGATATCGCCCATTCTACCTTGGTCATTTTCTACGTTGTGGAAATTAATTTGTTTCTACCCTAACGTAAAAATTAGGGCTGTTGTTGTTGTTCTTTCCACGTTGTAGAATTGGTTGTTGTTGTCTATATAAAGTGCTTGTCATCTTTTATACCATAGAGGTGGGAAATAAAATGTTTCACCAGGGCAATTATCTTTGTGGTAGGTAACTATGGATGATGATACTCAACAACTAAGTTTAGAGAGGAAGAGGAACGCTTTCTCCTACCCCCTTAAGTGGTAACACAAGATAAGTCAGTTCTGATCCCGCTCGGTTGATGACACGCCCTAAGCCCCTGGTCTTAATCGCCACGGTATCAAAGTTTTGTTTTTGACCATTTTCAAGGTTTACAGTTGGTAGCACCAACGTTAACTCCAACTGACCTTGATCGAAGTTTGGCTGTAAGGTAACAGTAATCAGTAAACCTAAAGCGCTTTTTTGTTTTTTGATTTCCTTACCTCGAAAAGTAAATTGACCTTCTGGGCCTTGATAAGTCAGTTGTGAAGCTCCTGGTGGATCATCTACTCGTATTGGCCCTGGCGCTTGCGGAAAGAAAACAATCTGTGTAGTCCTGATTGGATCAGTGAAGGTATACTGGTTTGCCTGATTAAGTTGAGTTGTATCTGCTAGTTTTTGGGCAGGTTTCAAATCAACTGCAATCGCCTCAACAGAGTTTACTGCTCCAATTATTGCGATCGTTAGAAATGATGTAGTAATTGCAACGAGCCGAGAAATTTTAGTTCTCATGGTGGTGTGATTGATTATGTGGTAGACGCAGACATCTTTTGCATTGCCCTTGTCCATGTTGACAGTTTTATGAAGAAAAACTCAACAACTGACAACATCAAATAGCTGTTTACGTATACTTTACAGTACTAAGGTTAAGAAACGATACCTTTACTTATTTACTCATGAGCAGGATACTGCCCCATCATCTCCCCAATTTTTACTGCCTCACACCAGGAAAAGTACACTATTTTCTTAGAGGAAAGAGACATAAAGGGCGATCGCCATTAACTCTGCTCAATATTATTGATATCTTCTTCCCAAATGATAAATCTTCTATTTTCCATTTCTTCAAAACACTCCTCCTCTAATAAACAGAGGGTGTCATCTGGTAGGAGTTTCATCAAAATTTTAATTAGTATTTTCATATTCTTAGATGTAGAGTAAGTAGCTTGCCGCCGCTCTCCTCGCTTGAGTTTATCGCATCCATTACATTTCCTCGCTCGAAAAATAATTTATCTGAATTTTTGCGTACTCAAAAATGCAAAAATATAAAATTAGCCTTTACCGCCAAGGCATTCACACAGCGTAGCTTGCCGCCGTAGGCATCGCTATCCAAAAGAACTATGTAGTAGACAAAACTATACTACAACTGTATTATTGAAATTATTCTTAATTACAAATACTACAAATCTTCAATGATCAGCAGATTCTCTTCAACCATTAGTAGCGCGGTGCATTGCCGACCCAACAAGGGTTTAGGCAGAGTATTCGCGCTGTTTGCGTTTGAGGAAATGTATCTGTTTGTCGGCGATAAATCTGCAAGTGTTGGCATTTTCGGAGCAATTGCCGAATGGCTGAATCTAGACCAACTTATCCAAAGCGGGAGGTGCAAATGTCTTACAGCACCAACATAGGGCAAAAAGTATCAACTATCTGACCCCCGCTCCTGAATCTCAGAGGCGGGGGGTTGTTTTTTGAGGAGTGAATCAAGGTATGCAAGCTCAACAGCAAAGTCAGCAACCACATATATTACAAAATTCGGTGGTGGTGTTCTCTAAGAACTACCTACCACTGGCACGTATCAACATCAAACGAGCAATCGTGCTGTTAGTTACTGGTCAGGCTGAGTCGTTGGATTTTGGCAGTACAAAGCAGTGGGAAGTCCGTTCACCCAGCGTCGTACTACAAGTTCCTGAACATATTCGCTTGACCGTTGGTAATCCCGAACGCCACTGGAAAGTACCACCTGTAAATCGGCGTGAAGTACTCAAGCGAGACAACCACACCTGCCAATACTGCGGTAGCACCAAGCATTTAACACTTGACCATGTGATTCCCCGCTCTAAGGGTGGACAGCATACCTGGGACAACGTTGTAACTGCGTGTGAGAAGTGTAATTCAATCAAGAGCGATCGCTTACCTCATGAAGCTGGAATGGTTCTCAAAAGTAAGCCTAAAGCCCCAATTCACCCAGCAGTAGCATTTGCTGAACAATTTTGGAATGCACAACGCCTGAGTGAGAACGAGTAATTAACTTCAAACCTAGTCAGAGAGGGCAATAAGCTCGATTACGTAACACTGCCCTCTCAGTTCTTTCAAAAAGTTTGTAGTATGCCCTTGACATTATGTAGTATATATGTAGTAAAGCACTACAGCCTCTCAAAAAGGCATAGCGCAAACACTTCTGAACCATGAAAACTAAATAATTGCCATCCAACGTGGGGGTGTAGCTTAGTCTGGTTTAAAGCAGTCGCCTGTCGAGCGAAAGACCGTGGGTTCAAATCCCATCATCCCCGTGTAGCCTTGTGGACAAATAGACAAGTCGTTCTGATTCTCAGTCAGAGAGAAGCGGGTGCAACTCCCGTCGAGGCTTCCAAACGTCGCAGTGTAGCTTAATGGCAAAGCCCCAAGCTCATAACTTGGTCAATGTGGGTTCAAATCCCATCACTGCTACCAATGCACAGATGGTGTAACGGCAGCACCAGGGTCTCCAAAACCTTTAGTCAGGGTTCAAATCCTTGTCTGTGCGTTGCCGTGTCCCGATCGAAAAAGCTTACATACTCGCCTAATGGTAAGGCAACTGTCTCTTAAACAGTCTATGCAGGTTCAATTCCTGTGTGTGAATCAACAGCTTTTTCAACTTACATGGCATACATGGTGCAGAAGCGAAGTGGCCGAGCGGCACGTCTTTCAAGCGTGTAATTAGCGGGTTCAAGTCCCGTCTGCACTACCAAATTCATGGGTCGGCTCGCCTACTGGTGTGGGCAACGGTCTGTAAAACCGCCGCGTTTGCGTTGCTGGTTCAATTCCAGCCCGGCCCATTCTGGAGAGATTGCTATCGGCAGGGCAAGCTGTTTGCTAAACAGTTGTGAGATTCATCATCTCACTGTGGGTTCAACTCCCTCTCTCTCCGCCTTATGAGAACGTGGTGTAACTGGATAACACATCAGTCTACGAAACTGAAAAGTGAAGGTTCAAGTCCTTCCGTTCTCGCCTTACCCCCTGGTAGCTCAGTTGGTAGTAGCGCCTGTCTGTTCGCGTAGCGTGTCTGAAAGACAAGAACAGGAGGTCATCCGTTCAATCCGGATCTGGGGGACTGGCACATTGCCCCATAGCTCAATGGCAGAGCGACGCGCTGTTAACGCGGGGGTTGTAGGTTCAAATCCTACTGGGGCAGCCATTTATTGGGAAGTAGGCAAACAGGCAAAGCCGTCGCACTTTGAATGCGAAGTTTGAGGGTTCGATTCCTTCCTTCCCAGCTTATACTCCTGTAGCGCCCACCAAAACTTACCCCTGTAACCCAAGTGGAAGAGGTGCCAAACTTAAAATTTGGAAGTTGCTGGTTCAAATCCAGTCAGGGGTATCGCGGAGATAGAGCTATGGTGCGCTCTGGGGTCTCATAAGCCTTCACATACCGGGTTCAAATCCAGGCTCCGCTACCAAATGCGATTGTGGTGTAATGGCAGCATCAGAGTCTTCCAAACTCACGGTACGAGTTCGAGTCTCGTCAATCGCTCTTTTAGCCCTGTAACTCAGTTGGGAGAGTGCCTCTCTTACAAAGAGGAAGTCGTAGGTTCAATCCCTGCCAGGGCTACCAATTTATGGGAGTGTTGCCTAATGGATAAGGCATCGATCTTCTAAATCGAGCAATGTAGGTTCGACCCCTACCACTCCTGCTCATGGGTTCGTAGCTCTAATTGGGAGAGCGCCTGTTTTGCACACAGGAGGTTGTGAGTTCAAGCCTCACCGAATCCACTCTTGGTGTCTGAAGCCAAAGCGGTCGCGGCGCCCTTTTGTGGAACCAGTCATAACGGGTTCAAGTCCCGCCAGACACCCCTTATATGGAAGATGCTGCTCAAGGGAGGGCAACTAGTCTTGAAAACTAGAGCAGGGTAATACCTGGGGGTTCAATTCCTCCATCTTCCGTCTTCCACCTGAAGCCGAAAAGTGAGGCGCTGTGCTGATAACACAGATATAGGAGGGGCAGTACCTCCCAGATGGATTTTTCAATAAGGATTTTGAGAAGCAGTGCAAGCCATACATAGACGCGCAGTGGCTTGTCAACAAGCATCGCCACATTCAGCTTTTACTGGACTGCGTAGTTTACCGCCGTAGGCATCGCCTTTAAGTCACATAGTCAAAAACTCAAATATCTAAAAATTTAACTTTTCAAGTTTTTGAATATCTGAAGTTTCAGGTACGCAAATTTAGCCATTGCTCTAGCAAATCTTGAACAAGTTCGCTAAACTCCCGCTTTTCGCCATTCTGACTGGACTTTAACAGTTCAATTTTGACTGCTGTGTGAGTATTTCTTTTAATGTAAGCAGTTACCTGCTCATAGTCAGGGTCAGAGCGTTTGGCTTTGGGTCGTCCCCGTTTTGGCGGTTCGGTTTGCAATTGGGCAACTGGCTTTAGTTCTACCTTTTCAGGTTGTTGAACTTCTGGCAATTGAATTTCTGTTTCCTGGCTTTGATTTTCTGGCTCCGGTTCAGGTTCACGACCCTTTGCTGCATCCAAAATACCTTTGAATTTGCTCACTTCATCACCTCCTGACCGATGCTTTGATAATCTCGCCAAGCAATTTTGGCGCGTGGGTCAGAAATTTTGTTAACTGGTACACCAGCTAAGGCGGCTTTTTGAAAGGCAACTGCATCACGGACACTACCCTTAAATAGAGGTAATCCAGCCTCAGTTAACATTCCTCTTGCTTCTTCTCCATCTCGCCGGGGTTTAGGTGGAACGCGAGTAATAAGGATGCGAAATTTATCAGCACCTAACGAATTGAGAGTAGTAACAGTCTGCATCAGGGCATCAAGTGATAAAGCATCCGGGGTAGTGGGAAGCACAAGTAAATCACATCCTTCCACAAGTGCTTCTAAATCTTCCTGTTCCGGTCTTGCTTGGGTGTCAATGATAATGTGCTGGTAATTCTTCGCATACTTTGCAGCTTGCCGCTCATCAATCACTTTGAAGGGCAGAGCGCCACGTTTTGACCAACCGCTAGCAGAACGGTTTGGGTCGCCGTCAATAAGAAGTGTCTCGCCAAAGGCTTGTAAGTAAGTAGCTAAATGAACTGCTGTTGTGGTTTTCCCCACCCCTCCCTTGAAGGATGCAACTGTGATAATCATGGTGATATCTCAAATATTGAGTTTTTCAAATGCTGAAAACTTGAATTTTTAAATCTCTAAGTTTTTGCGTACTCAAAAACTTAACCCTCTGCGAATGTTATTACTGTACCAGCTATGCTCAGGCTTTTAAATACTTACATCTTTAAACTTTTGAATATTTGAGTACGCAAAAATCCAAAAATCTGTAAACAGTGCATTATTCTGATTCAATTTTAATTGGCTAGCAATAGTTGATTTAAAGGAATTGAGCATTCTTGCTTGTCGCCCCAGCATTTCCGAGCGATCGCTATTCCCCCTCTAACAGCTTTCAAAACATAGCTTCGGAAGTGCGAACCAAAACCCGTTTCCTTAATTTCAGCTTGTGTAGCGATCGCCTGCTGTGCCAATTCCTCTAAAGACAATTGCTGCTGATATTCATGATGAAGTTGCCAGAGATGCGAACGCTGGTTTTCTGAAAGTAGCGGCCAAACTTCATCAATCTCGGCTTGGTTTACCCCAACTTCTCCCCAATTAGACGCTTTTATCAGTTTCTCAATTACCGCTTCTGACTGCTGATTTTCAACTGGTAACTCAGCCGCAATGCCTGCTCTGGGCGTAGCCATCGCCTGTGTAGTGGCAGTAATTTCTGTCTCTGCAACTGTTGTTATCTCTGCTGTTATTTCTGCTGTCGCTGCTATCTCCATAACCGGATTTAGTGGTGGTGATTCTTCCCAGTTCACCTTAGTTACCGATTCTGATTGTAAATAGCCGTCAAATTTACGAGCGATCGCCTGCAAAACTTCTACTCTCACAGGGTCAAGCATGGCTGGATTATCGACACAGTAGACCCGCTCCCGTACTCCATCAACAAGTTTTCTAACTGGTTTTGCTAGCTTAACCCCTATGCTATCGAGTAGCGATCGCAAAAACCCAATGTTTTCTTTTTTAGATTCAGTTTCAGGCTTCGGTACAGTATTGAGAGCCAAGGCAATATCATTGCGCTCTCTGACCGTGTTAATTAATTTGACCACTGCCGGGGAATTTTTATGAAACTCTCCATCTAAAAACTGAAGAATATTTAGCTCTTGCAATGCCCAAATTTTTTGGTGACTGTCACCCTTAGCCTGAGCTAAAAAGAAATTTTGGTTAGTGGCCATGTAATACCAGTTAACCTCACTTCGCTTTTTAGATATCTCAAAGTTGTTGAGAAAATAAAATCGTCGTTGCTTTGAGATAAATTCTTTATCTTTAAGGTAATAATCAGCAATAAATTCAGTATCCCATAGGCTTGATTCCTTGATTTCTGGTAGTGCATCTAGTAGCCAAGTTTTCTCTATTCGTCGCTGTACTTCCTTCGTAGGGTTTGACTTAGCAACTTTGCTAGCTTCATCAATTGAATTAAATTCAATAGCTTGATAAAGCTCGAAAGCATAGCGCATTCTCACAGCTTCCTTGGCTGCTTCCTCTTTGGCTTTAGCTCCATCATCAGTTTCCCACTCGCAAATCTCAACACTATGCCCAACTTCTTCTAGTGCATGAATCAAGCATTTTCTGAGGTTATTCATCTCGAAATTATCGAGCGCTCCTAACTGAGAAGACAACTGCCACCAATCATCATTACTACGAGCGATCGCGTTACCAATTATTTCGAGCATTTTGCTATTATTTCCATCAGCTGCAAGTATAGCTGATTGAATAATTTTCTCATCCAGCAATTTGGAGAATGCTTTAGCTGAATAATTTTTCGGGTTATTTCTGTCCCTAATTGTTGATTGTTCAGGACAGAACACATAGTGAGGTATTGTGTTATCCCTAAGCCTAAACAGCATTTGGTGTTGGCTGTTAGTACTTTGAACACCAGTAAAAAAAGTAAACTTATCTGTAAAATAATTCTTGACAGTAACACTTACCCCAGATTCCGCAGTGGGCGAAATTATAAAATAATCTGGCTTGTATTTTTCGATAAATGCGTCTGGGTTAACCAAGAACTCTTTAGCCCAAAGTTCGCCGCTAGTATCCTTGTTTAAAACATAACCAAATTTACCAGCTTGTCTAAGAATTTCATCAAGCCTATCTGTCAATTTTTTGGAGTCGCTGGCAATCCAGGGCCTTACATCATCAGATAATAAAGCCTTAATTAGTGGTGACTTATCCCGTTTTTTAATTTCTCCATCTTCATCAATACCAACAATAAATTTAAAGGTGTGTGGGGCAACTTGAGTTTGATTTTCAATTTTGATTACTTTCTTACCTGCTATCTTGGCTATAAAATCAACGTAGATGTCAGCCAAGTTACCATCGAGTAAAATCACTCTATTGCAGTCTCGTAAAGCTTTTGAGAGTATTGCTATAGCTCTACCTTGTTCTTCTTTCAGTGTGCCACCGTTGGTAGCATGAAGCAGAACTGAGACAGTTTCATCTAGGTAAATATCGACCCCTTTGAAATAGCCGTCGATGTGGTGAATCGAGTCAAGACAAAGCGCTAGATGAGTAGCATTATCAGCCACAAAATCACGTCCATTATCATCATTTAAATGGTATATTTTTAGTCCTACTTGACTTGCTCTATTACCAGTCTGCAATAGTAAATTGTTGCGATAACCAATCATAAAACCACGATTATAACATAGCCTAATTAGCTCAATGAGTGCTTCGGTTTTGCCACTGCCCAGCCCAGATTTAGCCGAAATAATGGCATCATTATCAGGTATTTGAGCAAATCTGAACTGAGATTGATTAACCACAATATCGGGTGTATAACGGCGACTTTTTAACCAGTTACGCCACGCCCAATCCTGAGAATCA
Protein-coding sequences here:
- a CDS encoding tyrosine-type recombinase/integrase encodes the protein MAEAFAPQALQERITLSELGKQWINDPLMNQDVWSLLELGYSQEECRINGHYHLYFHKFSLPWLKRLTQLTIKASVRERYSLGRIIHRVGCLNHLDRFLCNYGYTQPQSLTEALLHQFISEINSGNRQNAIAYALNLWKEEQWLEIAFTPIKLKKKSPKIEIIPEEVLYQIYEKFDLFPPTLERLFRLQLVLGCRIGEILTMPRHSLKQEGDKWFLLRWVEKRKHWRFVQIHPLVAELVQEQQRFLDAQFGRDSEFDKLFCTVYTHHQSIPWAERELDTTLFYKPQTITRLRISNWLINFREVADLKDKHGNRFKLTSHMFRRTKASIMAHCEVEDEYIAAVLGHGSLDMLPHYRQRSLIRLEKEANLKGYVDMYGRVTSFKPRKTRYEKLANLLKVSTPLGECHRPTMLGDCQHRYACLSCPHHRITPEDKSQLEADVNCLQQDLIQAQKNGQERRVTEIANLLALIKNRFDGLSELQNLQEHKTNG
- a CDS encoding tyrosine-type recombinase/integrase, yielding MTKVEWAISPHTESRFSCVFDPETCLPVEPIQRFLNYCRKRQLAIKIKEPKLFSGCLLDEEVATLANACTTYRDRLIIMLLRSTGVRRGELLGLHLEDVKNLDFSGRIRIVRREDNPNRAMAKGREREIPIIYHRSAIQETFHAYLLEEYPPQAETLGGGMLFVNLSSKWVGQAMSLVRLNKLFDQLHKRTGIKAHPHLFRHTFATRMLQDNYLDQYVQQLLGHRSIATTKDIYSHVLDEMTLDQYLR
- a CDS encoding HNH endonuclease, with the protein product MQAQQQSQQPHILQNSVVVFSKNYLPLARINIKRAIVLLVTGQAESLDFGSTKQWEVRSPSVVLQVPEHIRLTVGNPERHWKVPPVNRREVLKRDNHTCQYCGSTKHLTLDHVIPRSKGGQHTWDNVVTACEKCNSIKSDRLPHEAGMVLKSKPKAPIHPAVAFAEQFWNAQRLSENE
- a CDS encoding ParA family protein, with amino-acid sequence MIITVASFKGGVGKTTTAVHLATYLQAFGETLLIDGDPNRSASGWSKRGALPFKVIDERQAAKYAKNYQHIIIDTQARPEQEDLEALVEGCDLLVLPTTPDALSLDALMQTVTTLNSLGADKFRILITRVPPKPRRDGEEARGMLTEAGLPLFKGSVRDAVAFQKAALAGVPVNKISDPRAKIAWRDYQSIGQEVMK
- a CDS encoding plasmid replication protein, CyRepA1 family; its protein translation is MSKFTPTSKANPCLSCGDTKGNCRHQDIEEIILCMSANSSRKGEIVEGGYKVIDFTQDGLWAVLKLDNQQWAEEQKQHWADEQRRRREKFQWEEQQKLAKLISIPDRDEQYRRIVATLGLNQKHRISELSQRRGLNSEQIDFAVSQGWLASWKPGLKVDAPPSLAGVSGGQLTGVIGLAIAAVNLNGEITGFQIASDNRVKFGNYIWLSSANKGGNGPHLPSGELPVFLWRHPEAEQITETWLVEGGLKSLITALELWFRHGRKDIQIIGAAGANWLGSINAVADGLGQTSKVVLCPDAGSLDNSHILSNYKKIIEELTSRTYSVSVAWWDQLEKGQHPDIDELDNILGFDLITPGEFFSLADESESKDDSQDWAWRNWLKSRRYTPDIVVNQSQFRFAQIPDNDAIISAKSGLGSGKTEALIELIRLCYNRGFMIGYRNNLLLQTGNRASQVGLKIYHLNDDNGRDFVADNATHLALCLDSIHHIDGYFKGVDIYLDETVSVLLHATNGGTLKEEQGRAIAILSKALRDCNRVILLDGNLADIYVDFIAKIAGKKVIKIENQTQVAPHTFKFIVGIDEDGEIKKRDKSPLIKALLSDDVRPWIASDSKKLTDRLDEILRQAGKFGYVLNKDTSGELWAKEFLVNPDAFIEKYKPDYFIISPTAESGVSVTVKNYFTDKFTFFTGVQSTNSQHQMLFRLRDNTIPHYVFCPEQSTIRDRNNPKNYSAKAFSKLLDEKIIQSAILAADGNNSKMLEIIGNAIARSNDDWWQLSSQLGALDNFEMNNLRKCLIHALEEVGHSVEICEWETDDGAKAKEEAAKEAVRMRYAFELYQAIEFNSIDEASKVAKSNPTKEVQRRIEKTWLLDALPEIKESSLWDTEFIADYYLKDKEFISKQRRFYFLNNFEISKKRSEVNWYYMATNQNFFLAQAKGDSHQKIWALQELNILQFLDGEFHKNSPAVVKLINTVRERNDIALALNTVPKPETESKKENIGFLRSLLDSIGVKLAKPVRKLVDGVRERVYCVDNPAMLDPVRVEVLQAIARKFDGYLQSESVTKVNWEESPPLNPVMEIAATAEITAEITTVAETEITATTQAMATPRAGIAAELPVENQQSEAVIEKLIKASNWGEVGVNQAEIDEVWPLLSENQRSHLWQLHHEYQQQLSLEELAQQAIATQAEIKETGFGSHFRSYVLKAVRGGIAIARKCWGDKQECSIPLNQLLLAN